The proteins below are encoded in one region of Picrophilus oshimae DSM 9789:
- a CDS encoding DUF47 family protein, whose protein sequence is MVNYRFLKRILAVGEKDILSRLTFFSDMSIKNSEYLIEMLKNYQSDLNNYNSMIRDNEKASDEMDVNLRHDVTSGAISSNLMDNILLLIEKCDDIVDKTYYVSREIKRYILNHKFIDDEENIIKYTYGRFIDILNKNIEALNVVKSILNENDINAMKEHRKTIESIEEEVDNIKDSVIDFSYKSSNTVSYITFEHINTLAHKLDDMLDDCEDIADLVFTIMLSVTS, encoded by the coding sequence ATGGTTAATTACAGATTTTTAAAGAGGATACTTGCAGTTGGTGAAAAGGACATTTTATCAAGATTAACATTTTTTTCTGATATGAGCATAAAAAATTCAGAATATTTAATAGAAATGCTAAAAAATTACCAATCAGATTTAAATAATTATAATTCGATGATACGTGATAACGAAAAGGCCAGCGATGAGATGGACGTTAACCTTAGACATGATGTCACATCAGGCGCAATAAGTTCAAATCTAATGGATAATATACTTTTGTTAATAGAAAAATGCGATGATATTGTTGATAAGACTTACTATGTTTCAAGGGAAATAAAAAGATATATTTTAAATCATAAATTCATTGATGATGAGGAGAATATAATAAAATACACATATGGAAGATTCATTGATATATTAAATAAAAACATCGAGGCACTAAATGTTGTGAAATCAATATTAAATGAAAATGATATAAATGCAATGAAGGAGCATAGAAAGACCATAGAATCAATAGAGGAGGAGGTTGATAACATAAAGGATTCGGTTATAGATTTTTCATATAAATCATCAAATACAGTATCATACATAACATTTGAGCATATAAACACACTTGCGCATAAACTGGATGACATGCTTGATGACTGTGAGGATATAGCAGATCTTGTCTTTACAATAATGCTCTCGGTGACAAGTTGA